The proteins below are encoded in one region of Coffea arabica cultivar ET-39 chromosome 4c, Coffea Arabica ET-39 HiFi, whole genome shotgun sequence:
- the LOC113738564 gene encoding uncharacterized protein, protein MMDKKERAREKREMRRQEISLLRTIPYSDHQRWWSSDTVAVVTGANRGIGFEIAHQLAMHGLTVILTSRETGVGEEAAKVLQEGGLNVVFHQLDIVNPSSIETFTEWIQQNYGGLDILVNNAGININIGSENSVEHAEKVIETNYFGTKSMIKAMIPLLRPSASGARIVSVTSRLGRLNGRRNRIGNLTLRAQLEDVGSLSEELIDGTMNKFLEQVKDGTWESGGWPQVYTDYSLSKLAVNAYTRLMARILSDRPEGHKIYINCYCPGWVKTAMTGWAGHIPPEDGADTAVWLALLPELSVSGKFFAERREINF, encoded by the exons ATGATGGATAAAAAAGAAAGGgcaagggagaaaagagaaatgaGGCGCCAAGAGATCTCTCTTCTCCGCACCATTCCCTATTCCGATCATCAAAG ATGGTGGTCTTCTGATACTGTTGCTGTGGTTACGGGTGCCAATCGGGGAATTGGTTTTGAGATTGCACACCAACTTGCAATGCATGGATTGACCGTCATTCTCACATCACGAGAGACTGGTGTTGGTGAAGAGGCAGCAAAGGTCTTGCAAGAAGGGGGTCTAAATGTGGTCTTTCATCAATTGGACATAGTGAATCCTTCATCAATTGAGACATTTACTGAATGGATACAACAAAATTATGGCGGCTTGGATATACTG GTAAACAATGCAGGAATTAATATCAATATTGGGTCAGAAAACTCAGTTGAACATGCTGAAAAGGTTATTGAGACAAACTACTTTGGCACCAAAAGCATGATTAAAGCTATGATTCCATTACTTAGGCCTTCAGCTTCAGGTGCTCGTATTGTTAGTGTCACCTCACGTTTGGGAAGGTTAAACGGCCGACGAAAT AGAATTGGAAATCTTACGTTGAGAGCGCAACTGGAAGATGTGGGCTCGTTGTCTGAGGAATTAATTGATGGCACTATGAACAAATTTTTGGAACAAGTCAAAGATGGTACTTGGGAATCTGGCGGATGGCCGCAGGTATATACAGACTACTCGTTGTCAAAGCTAGCAGTTAATGCCTACACAAGGCTAATGGCGAGAATTCTGTCCGATCGGCCTGAGGGTCATAAAATATACATCAATTGCTATTGCCCAGGATGGGTTAAGACTGCCATGACTGGCTGGGCTGGGCATATTCCTCCTGAAGATGGGGCTGATACAGCAGTTTGGCTTGCACTACTCCCTGAGCTGTCTGTAAGCGGCAAGTTTTTTGCAGAGAGACGTGAAATCAATTTCTAA
- the LOC113740033 gene encoding succinate dehydrogenase assembly factor 2, mitochondrial-like isoform X1, translating into MANLRRALLFTIPRILNSSNQTSIATSTMSSHNIYRPILGSLPCFYSSNQALNIDLSNEESKRRLFNRLLYRSRQRGFLELDLILGRWVEDHIHSMDENGIKALVHVLDLENPDLWKWLTGQGQPPEAVRMNPVFADVQKRVVNNLNSHASPETRATPGQPWVRGWDDFKKGRDGPAVGNQ; encoded by the exons ATGGCAAATTTGAGAAGGGCTCTTCTTTTCACCATTCCTCGCATTCTTAATTCCTCGAATCAGACCTCAATTGCCACCTCCACAATGTCCTCTCACAATATTTACAG GCCAATTCTTGGTTCATTGCCATGTTTTTATTCTTCAAATCAGGCACTGAATATTGATCTTTCCAATGAAGAAAGCAAGAGGCGGTTGTTTAATAG GCTGCTCTACAGGAGCAGACAAAGAGGGTTCCTGGAGCTGGATTTGATTCTGGGGAGATGGGTTGAAGATCATATTCATTCTATGGATGAAAATGGAATTAAAGCCCTTGTTCATGTCCTTGACTTG GAAAATCCGGACTTATGGAAGTGGTTGACTGGTCAGGGGCAACCTCCAGAGGCAGTAAGAATGAATCCT GTTTTTGCTGATGTGCAGAAAAGGGTAGTGAACAATCTGAACAGCCATGCTTCTCCAGAGACGAGAGCAACTCCTGGGCAGCCATGGGTGAGGGGGTGGGATGATTTCAAGAAAGGACGTGATGGCCCAGCGGTGGGGAATCAGTAA
- the LOC113740033 gene encoding succinate dehydrogenase assembly factor 2, mitochondrial-like isoform X2 — protein MANLRRALLFTIPRILNSSNQTSIATSTMSSHNIYRPILGSLPCFYSSNQALNIDLSNEESKRRLFNRSRQRGFLELDLILGRWVEDHIHSMDENGIKALVHVLDLENPDLWKWLTGQGQPPEAVRMNPVFADVQKRVVNNLNSHASPETRATPGQPWVRGWDDFKKGRDGPAVGNQ, from the exons ATGGCAAATTTGAGAAGGGCTCTTCTTTTCACCATTCCTCGCATTCTTAATTCCTCGAATCAGACCTCAATTGCCACCTCCACAATGTCCTCTCACAATATTTACAG GCCAATTCTTGGTTCATTGCCATGTTTTTATTCTTCAAATCAGGCACTGAATATTGATCTTTCCAATGAAGAAAGCAAGAGGCGGTTGTTTAATAG GAGCAGACAAAGAGGGTTCCTGGAGCTGGATTTGATTCTGGGGAGATGGGTTGAAGATCATATTCATTCTATGGATGAAAATGGAATTAAAGCCCTTGTTCATGTCCTTGACTTG GAAAATCCGGACTTATGGAAGTGGTTGACTGGTCAGGGGCAACCTCCAGAGGCAGTAAGAATGAATCCT GTTTTTGCTGATGTGCAGAAAAGGGTAGTGAACAATCTGAACAGCCATGCTTCTCCAGAGACGAGAGCAACTCCTGGGCAGCCATGGGTGAGGGGGTGGGATGATTTCAAGAAAGGACGTGATGGCCCAGCGGTGGGGAATCAGTAA